The genomic stretch AATGCATGGTATAATGCCGCTATTTCAGCTTCATCCAAGACATAATTATATAGTCTCACATCATCCATCAAGTCGCGATAAGGTTTGTTTTCATCTGAATTCCCCAACCGTACCGGGCTGGCCTTGCCTATCTTACCAGTAGAATAACCTGTTTCTGCAGTTTTCTCACCATTGATATAAAACCTAATTTCGCTGTCATCCTTATCCCTTATGGCCACCAAATGCACCCATTCATCAGTAAAGATCGGATGAGAACTACCATTGCCCACAGAGGTACTGACAGTCGTCTTGGTACGGTCATCATCAATTCCAAATGTCAACCTTCCATCGCGTAGCTGAATACCGTACCAGTTATCTGCAAAACTGCCTTTATGAATCAAATAACAATCTTTTCCGTCGCCGTACCGATAGGTGTCTTCAGCTATTTTTATCCACATGGAAATGGTAAAGGAAACTTCATCAAACAAGAGATGATCTTCATGTGCAATATCAACAGAAGCCGTGGCAGATGGCTCATCAAATAAATATGCCTGCCCAAATTTACCCAGCACACGTTCTGTGGATTGGAAGCCTTGTGACTGACCATCTTTACCATATTTACTGTAATCCTCTACTAGCGTCCCGCTGGCTTCGTCCATTTTCCAATAGCCCACCAATCCAGCCGGTGCTGCGGCTTGGAAAGACCATATGTCTCCTTTCGTGGTTCCTTTAGCACCTATGGCATCCACCCGCCAAAAATAGGTGGTTTGTCCCTGTAAACCCTCAATTTCATACTGTGGTGTTTCTACTGGAACGGTTCCTTGTAAAATGAGACTGTCTGGATGAGTGCCTAGGTAAACCTCGTATCCAGTTGTATTTATCCCTCCGTTCCAAGAAACCTGTACTGTATCCCCAAAACCTTCTAAGACACCTCCTTCACCAAGTGAGGGAGAAAATGCCTTCATAGGGGTTGGCAGCGTATGGTAAAGCTCCAAGACCTCTTGTGCAGACAAGCTTTTGTTATACAAGCGTACTTCGTCAATATTCCCTCTAAAAGGTGTGCCAAAGCCATTGGAATTGCCCAAGATGATAGGTTCTTCCTGCCCAATACTCAAATCAGTCCCATCACCGACCTCTTTGATTTCCTCACCATTGATGTACAATCTTAATACATCCTCTTCCGTATCCCTCATCGCTACCAAATGCACCCATTCACCCGTAAAAATCGGCGAAGCACTCGTCGAAAGCTGCGTCTTGTCATGGTTATCATCAATTGCAAATCGAAGGTCTCCATCTTTGATTTCGATACCATACCACTGTCCCGTTCCTCCTGTAGATTCATTGGCAGAGAATGTTCCTTTATGGATCAGGTATGATTGGGAGGAACCATCTGTGGACTTAAGCCACATGGAGATGGCAAAGGAATGAGTATCAAAATATAACTGGTCGGCATGTGGAATGAACACATGTGAGGGATTTTCAGCATTGGTCATGTCCAGGGCATTATTGACCTTTCCCGTTATCCATGAATAATCATTGAGTTCATTCACCTCACCATCATTGGCAAAATCGGTACTGTCTCCCACCAGTGTTCCCTCTGATGCATCCATTAACCAAGCTCCCACCAAGCCGCGTGGGATATACGGCCTGGTCGTAAAACTCCACACCTGTCCTTCAGTAAGTCCCAATTCATTGCCAGCATCCACTCTCCAATAATAATCCGTATCCGATTGAAGTCCTGACCACTCGTATGCTGTGGTTTCCAATGAATCAAGCAAAAGGAGATTATCTTCATCTTCACCTGCATATAGCACATAATAGTCCGTATTTTCACTTCCCGACCATGTCAATTGCACGAAGGTAGTATCCGTAAAACTCCCCTCATCCACTGGATAGCCATTAACGGGTTCGGAAGGAGCTGAAGGTACGGGAATGGTCTTGAAAGCCGATGACACAGCTGAAATGGCCTCCAAATCCGCTTGGTAAGGTCTAAGCTCAAATTGATAACTGGTATTCGGCTCAAGATCAGTCACTTCATATTGGGTTACATTCCCTCCAAGACTATCCAAAAAAGTAACATCACCTTCTTGGGCAGTTACGGACAAAATGATCCCTTCGTAGCTGCTATCATTATTGGTCCAGCTCAGGGCCATGGATGAACTGGTTATATCACTAGCGGAAATATCCGTTATCGGTTTTAAATACTCAGCAGGCGCCTGATCCGGTAAGCCATTGATATAATGCTCAATATTGGCATATCCGTCAGAAGCGATCTGCATTGCATCGGATGGATCGTTTGGATCCAGGCCGTTCGCTGCTTCCCAGTCATCAGGAATCCCGTCTCGGTCGCCATCTGATGGAGCAGGTGCTCCAAACAATTGCCCTGGACCTCCCATCGGCAACTCCCTTTCATTGGAGATCAACTTGCCTTCCAGTCCCAAACTGG from Echinicola soli encodes the following:
- a CDS encoding LamG-like jellyroll fold domain-containing protein, which gives rise to MQQSFTKPILKAGCICLMVLLCSGGLILSSKAQTIAFPGAEGAGRMAEGGRYGEVYIVNNLNDSGPGSFRDAVSEPNRIVVFEVGGIIHLSSRIIVSNNITIAGQTAPGDGVVIYGDGITFTQASNTIVRYLRVRMGRYGTSGADAMTMTDDAKNLIFDHVSASWGRDETFSITGHADSITIQNSIISQGLETHSCGGLLEPSGLISLFRNLYIDNNTRNPKVKNRNQFVNNVVYNWGRGGGYIMGGSTADSRVNIVNNYYIDGPSTTIRPFSRGTETFIPYVEGNYHDGNLNGTLDGELVPLSAYEGITTFADVPYDYPFPDDVMTAQESYDFVLEHVGANYPVRDQVDEFLTTELTSLGLEGKLISNERELPMGGPGQLFGAPAPSDGDRDGIPDDWEAANGLDPNDPSDAMQIASDGYANIEHYINGLPDQAPAEYLKPITDISASDITSSSMALSWTNNDSSYEGIILSVTAQEGDVTFLDSLGGNVTQYEVTDLEPNTSYQFELRPYQADLEAISAVSSAFKTIPVPSAPSEPVNGYPVDEGSFTDTTFVQLTWSGSENTDYYVLYAGEDEDNLLLLDSLETTAYEWSGLQSDTDYYWRVDAGNELGLTEGQVWSFTTRPYIPRGLVGAWLMDASEGTLVGDSTDFANDGEVNELNDYSWITGKVNNALDMTNAENPSHVFIPHADQLYFDTHSFAISMWLKSTDGSSQSYLIHKGTFSANESTGGTGQWYGIEIKDGDLRFAIDDNHDKTQLSTSASPIFTGEWVHLVAMRDTEEDVLRLYINGEEIKEVGDGTDLSIGQEEPIILGNSNGFGTPFRGNIDEVRLYNKSLSAQEVLELYHTLPTPMKAFSPSLGEGGVLEGFGDTVQVSWNGGINTTGYEVYLGTHPDSLILQGTVPVETPQYEIEGLQGQTTYFWRVDAIGAKGTTKGDIWSFQAAAPAGLVGYWKMDEASGTLVEDYSKYGKDGQSQGFQSTERVLGKFGQAYLFDEPSATASVDIAHEDHLLFDEVSFTISMWIKIAEDTYRYGDGKDCYLIHKGSFADNWYGIQLRDGRLTFGIDDDRTKTTVSTSVGNGSSHPIFTDEWVHLVAIRDKDDSEIRFYINGEKTAETGYSTGKIGKASPVRLGNSDENKPYRDLMDDVRLYNYVLDEAEIAALYHAFPKLEVHYKNGDASSPANNQIKPYLKLVNMDTMAVDLGNITARYWLTAEQMNDIQTRIDYASLGNEQVSMDYIMLDEPREGAFGYVEYGFAEGNVIALDGNSGEIKSAIHDDDWSVMDETNDYSMSPASTYIVHDKITLYADDNLIWGKEPQPVSVEQDAAVMAKNDSSNDNTIKKAFNLKNTGNVPLDYEGISIRYWFTKDGGGALKFWKDYAALGKENLHGAFMALGAPTATADHYVEITFDASLGQLAPLSETEEIKVRITKTDWTDFEQENDYSNHSESGWVLQEQIAVFYYGKLMFGMEPDSENAAATAALRTNLTNEESSARVDQTAELATIKVYPNPTQGKLQLEVGASAEEPVEVSIYDANGVLMVNRTLEESTSNWDISSYASGIYFVYINQSGLRTVYKVIKE